TAACCCACTACATGATGAGTTCACCGATCAAGTGAAGCTTGAGCCATTCCGCCGCGCTTTAGATGAGCTAAAGCCTGATGTTTGGTTCAATGCTATTCGTAAAGATCAAACCGAATTCCGTCAAGGTCTTGATGTCCTGAGCTTGTCTAAAGACGGCGTGTTAAAAGTCGCACCGTTATTTGATAAGACAGATAGCGATTTGGATGTTTATCTTGAAGAACATAACCTACCGAATGAGTTCGATTACTTCGATCCGACTAAAGTAGAAGAGCACCGCGAATGTGGCTTGCATACGCAGTTGTAATTGCTAAATACAGAATTGTGATTTAATAAATACAATGCATAAAAATCCCGCTTAACCGGTTTATACCGAGTTAAGCGGGATTTTTTTAGTATCATAATTTTATACTGCTATTCCCTTTCTCAACAAAAACTACTTTTAATATCTTAAAAACGAATATACTAATGCCAATACATTACGTGAGCCTGCGCAACTGATAACTCATAATAGCAGTATATATTCAATTGAATGACTGGTCATACTATGAATACCTTTCCCCTATTTTTTAAATTAGAAGATCGTAAAGTACTGATTGTTGGCGGCGGTGATGTGGCATTACGCAAAGCTGATTTGCTGAGCCGTGCTGGTGCGTGTATCACTGTCCTTGCGCCAAGCATTAGCCATGAGATACAAGCATTGCTCAGTGATAGTAAGCACGCGCTGATTTATGAGAATTATAATAAAACCTATATGACAGACTCGCGCGTTATTATCGCCGCCACTGACGATGAGACGCTCAACCATCAAATACATTCCGATGCGACTGCATTAAATATCCCTGTCAACGTCGTCGATACGCCACATTTATGCGATTTTATCTTCCCTGCCATTGTCGATCGCAATCCCATCGTGATTGGTATCTCGTCCAACGGTAAAGCGCCGGTGCTGGCACGTTTACTGCGGGCACGCCTTGAGACCTTGATTCCGCAAGGTTATGGTAAATTAGCCAAGCTTGCTGGCGAGTTTCGAGGTGACGTTAAAGCCAAAATTCCAACATTGACTGGGCGTCGGCAATTTTGGGAGCAAGTATTTGAAGGTAAAGTCAGTCAATTGATGTTTTCCGGTAATGAAAACGAAGCCATTGCCCAATTGCAAGCTGATTTAGATAACACAGCGGCAAATATCACTGCAAAAAATGCTACAGATGAATCAACAGAAGCCCAAAATACGATGGGCGAAGTTTATATCGTTGGTGCCGGTCCCGGTGACCCAGAATTATTAACCTTTAAAGCATTACGCTTGATGCAGCAAGCGGATATTGTCTATTATGATGCGCTGGTATCACCGCAAGTATTGGATTTATGCCGTCGCGATGCCGATAAAGTATTTGTCGGCAAAAAACGCAGTAATCATGCCGTTGCACAATTGGGCATCAATGAGCTGTTGGTTAATAGCGCAAAAGAAGGTCGGCGTGTGGTGCGTCTAAAAGGCGGTGACCCGTTTATCTTTGGGCGTGGCGGTGAAGAGATTGAAAGCCTGCGCTCTCACAATGTCCCTTATCAAGTAGTGCCGGGCATTACCGCTGCCAATGCCGCTGCTAGCTATGCTGGTATTCCGCTAACCCATCGTGACCATTCGCAGTCAGTACGTTTTGTGACAGGGTTTTTAAAGGCAGGCGCGCCTAATAATAACTTCAAAAGTTTTTTGAATACTGATGAAACAGTCGTATTCTATATGGGTCTGCATTCGCTACCGCGCTTGACTCAAGGTTTGATTGATGCCGGACGTAGTGCAAAGACCCCGATTGCCATCGTCTCTAACGCCAGTATGCCCAATCAGCAAGTATTAACGGGTACACTTGCTAGCATCGTTGAATTACAAGCACAACATCAACTACCTACGCCTGCTCTACTCATCATGGGTGATGTCGTAAGCTTACATCATGATTTGGCTTGGTATAATAATAAAAAGACCTCAGAAAACGATAATAACTGGTTACGAGGCGGTACTGCTACGACACCAAAACCAAATCCTAACCAGCAAGCGCATGCGCTATCTATGATTGCTAATTTGGCAACAGAAGATGGTGGTCTTGAGCAGTTAGTGATTGATTAGAAAGCGCCCTAAAAGCCCCTTTTTATTTAAAGCCCTGCCAATCTAGTGGTAGGGCTTTTTTCTGATTGCAACAGAGCAAACTTCTCTAATCCTTGCTAGAATAATGGCTGTCTTTTTATTCACCACTAAGCCTCATTATGCCTGTATCTGCTGTTACGCCTCTGACTATCCTGCACACCTCTGACTGGCATTTGGGACGCAGGCTTTATGGACGTCTGCGCTACGATGAATTTTCTGCATTTTTAAGCTGGCTACAAGACACCATTAGTGCGCAGCAAGTGGATGTACTTATTGTCGCTGGTGATATCTTTGATACCATGACGCCAAGCAATAAAGCCCAAGCGCTGTATTACGAGTTTTTAGGCAAGGTT
The window above is part of the Psychrobacter cryohalolentis K5 genome. Proteins encoded here:
- the cysG gene encoding siroheme synthase CysG — translated: MNTFPLFFKLEDRKVLIVGGGDVALRKADLLSRAGACITVLAPSISHEIQALLSDSKHALIYENYNKTYMTDSRVIIAATDDETLNHQIHSDATALNIPVNVVDTPHLCDFIFPAIVDRNPIVIGISSNGKAPVLARLLRARLETLIPQGYGKLAKLAGEFRGDVKAKIPTLTGRRQFWEQVFEGKVSQLMFSGNENEAIAQLQADLDNTAANITAKNATDESTEAQNTMGEVYIVGAGPGDPELLTFKALRLMQQADIVYYDALVSPQVLDLCRRDADKVFVGKKRSNHAVAQLGINELLVNSAKEGRRVVRLKGGDPFIFGRGGEEIESLRSHNVPYQVVPGITAANAAASYAGIPLTHRDHSQSVRFVTGFLKAGAPNNNFKSFLNTDETVVFYMGLHSLPRLTQGLIDAGRSAKTPIAIVSNASMPNQQVLTGTLASIVELQAQHQLPTPALLIMGDVVSLHHDLAWYNNKKTSENDNNWLRGGTATTPKPNPNQQAHALSMIANLATEDGGLEQLVID